One Oncorhynchus nerka isolate Pitt River linkage group LG5, Oner_Uvic_2.0, whole genome shotgun sequence genomic window carries:
- the si:dkeyp-34c12.1 gene encoding uncharacterized protein si:dkeyp-34c12.1 — MDISKISVANRRNRKTTKGEKSTHKSNVSPAISRLIQDPSNHIPLGRQLQRTPPTSELKITWPLSFETQAIETTPGQEPLSPALNMTMDLYTIEPAETETCRRSRITSSTLCSGSVLEEDHYSLIRGMQGYEVTPADLVFLKRARQERQINALQRELDELLRQQRNQMLARDLSLASREKIQTDLDEILSCEQTVQIGQVFLSRKLSSTEVEALDSKSLLAQIKTADVQQAVEEEQAEITALEDSVARALELRERGEQRLQEIKNRNRTILTKKANIKHLMKELSELKSQLAGAEESLLAIQGKMDTLKDTEKEEDTGPQEALQVAPSQAKAPKKAPKTKRNGGETITQHASHVRIKAENTPTIVGEPHMASGLRRSTRIATKKRCVENKPVLKRTRPVKASISL, encoded by the exons ATGGATATCTCAAAGATTTCCGTTGCAaacaggagaaacagaaagacaaccAAAGGGGAAAAATCTACTCACAAGTCAAATGTTTCACCGGCGATCAGTAGACTCATTCAAGACCCTTCAAATCATATTCCATTGGGACGACAACTTCAGAGGACGCCGCCAACGTCAGAGTTGAAAATAACTTGGCCTTTGAGCTTTGAAACACAAGCG ATTGAAACCACCCCTGGGCAAGAACCCTTGTCTCCCGCGCTAAATATGACCATGGACCTTTACACAATCGAGCCTGCAGAAACAGAAACATGCCGACGGTCTCGCATCACTTCAAGCACAC TCTGTTCAGGCAGTGTGCTGGAAGAGGACCACTACTCATTGATAAGAGGCATGCAGGGCTATGAGGTTACCCCAGCAGACCTTGTATTCCTGAAGAGAGCCAGGCAGGAGAGGCAGATCAACGCCTTACAG AGAGAGCTGGATGAATTACTGAGGCAGCAGAGGAACCAGATGCTGGCCAGGGATCTGTCCTTGGCCTCCAGAGAGAAGATCCAAACTGACCTTGATGAG ATCCTGTCCTGTGAGCAGACTGTTCAAATAGGGCAAGTGTTCCTCTCGAGGAAGCTGAGCTCAACGGAGGTAGAGGCCCTGGACTCCAAGTCCCTCCTGGCCCAGATAAAGACTGCTGATGTCCAGCAAGCTGTAGAGGAGGAACAAGCTGAGATCACTGCACTAGAGGACAGCGTGGCCAGAGCCCTGGAGCTCAG agagagaggggagcaaagACTACAGGAGATTAAGAATCGGAACAGAACCATCCTCACGAAAAAG GCAAACATCAAGCATCTGATGAAGGAACTATCAGAGCTCAAATCTCAGCTGGCTGGGGCAGAG GAATCTTTGCTAGCCATTCAAGGCAAGATGGACACTTTGAAAGACACCGAAAAAGAGGAAGACACAGGTCCCCAGGAGGCATTGCAAGTCGCCCCAAGCCAAGCAAAAGCTCCCAAGAAGGCACCCAAGACCAAAAGGAATGGTGGAGAAACAATTACCCAACATGCTTCTCATGTCCGAATTAAAGCTGAAAATACACCTACCATAGTTGGAGAGCCACATATGGCCAGTGGTCTCAGACGATCTACGAGAATAGCTACCAAGAAGCGCTGCGTTGAGAATAAGCCTGTTTTAAAGAGAACTCGCCCTGTCAAAGCAAGCATTTCACTTTGA